A stretch of Saccharothrix texasensis DNA encodes these proteins:
- a CDS encoding 1,4-alpha-glucan branching protein domain-containing protein, producing MTHEGTFCLVLHSHLPWLAHHGAWPVGEEWLYQAWAHSYLPVVDLLERFAAEGREDVLTLGVTPVLAAQLDDPYSLRGLHDWLGDWQLRAHSASSRLPDLAAREHRASAWALDRFEARWRHGFSPVLRSLVDSRVIELLGGPAAHPFQPLLDPRLRAFSLRAGLDDTAHRIGSTPEGIWAPECAYAPGMEHDYARAGVRRFLVDGPSLRGDTASGRPVGTSDVVAFGRDLEVSYRVWSPKVGYPGDPAYRDFHTYDHASGLKPSRVTGKTVEPADKRPYDPDLAAQAVQRHAADFVDTVVRRLRALKEQHGEPSLVVAAYDTELYGHWWHEGPAWLEAVLRQLPGAGVRVTTLRGAVEAGHVGAPVDVPPSSWGSGKDWQVWNGPQVADVVHGNAEVQRELLALDLSGVVRDPVADQAVREALLALSSDWAFMVTKDSAADYARYRAKTHADRFTELVALRRAGRGRDRAAELRLVDGPFGHLDARGLAR from the coding sequence GTGACGCACGAGGGCACGTTCTGCCTGGTCCTGCACAGCCACCTGCCGTGGCTGGCGCACCACGGCGCCTGGCCGGTCGGCGAGGAGTGGCTGTACCAGGCGTGGGCGCACTCGTACCTGCCGGTGGTGGACCTGCTGGAGCGGTTCGCCGCCGAGGGCCGCGAGGACGTGCTGACGCTCGGCGTCACGCCGGTCCTGGCCGCGCAGCTCGACGACCCGTACAGCCTGCGCGGCCTGCACGACTGGCTGGGCGACTGGCAGCTGCGCGCGCACAGCGCGTCGTCCCGGCTGCCCGACCTGGCGGCACGCGAGCACCGCGCGTCGGCGTGGGCGCTGGACCGCTTCGAAGCGCGGTGGCGCCACGGCTTCTCGCCGGTCCTGCGGTCCCTTGTGGACTCGCGGGTGATCGAGCTGCTCGGCGGACCGGCCGCGCACCCGTTCCAGCCGCTGCTCGACCCGCGGCTGCGCGCGTTCTCGTTGCGCGCCGGGCTGGACGACACCGCGCACCGGATCGGGTCGACCCCCGAGGGCATCTGGGCGCCGGAGTGCGCGTACGCGCCGGGCATGGAGCACGACTACGCGCGGGCGGGCGTGCGCCGGTTTCTGGTGGACGGGCCGTCGCTGCGCGGCGACACCGCCTCGGGCAGGCCGGTCGGCACGTCGGACGTGGTGGCCTTCGGGCGCGACCTGGAGGTGTCGTACCGGGTGTGGTCGCCCAAGGTCGGCTACCCCGGCGATCCGGCGTACCGGGACTTCCACACCTACGACCACGCCAGCGGGCTCAAGCCGTCGCGGGTGACGGGCAAGACCGTCGAGCCGGCCGACAAGCGGCCCTACGACCCGGACCTGGCGGCGCAGGCCGTCCAGCGGCACGCGGCGGACTTCGTGGACACGGTGGTGCGGCGGCTGCGCGCGTTGAAGGAGCAGCACGGCGAGCCGTCCCTCGTGGTCGCCGCGTACGACACCGAGCTGTACGGGCACTGGTGGCACGAGGGTCCGGCGTGGCTGGAAGCGGTGCTGCGGCAGCTGCCCGGGGCCGGGGTGCGGGTGACGACGCTGCGCGGCGCGGTCGAGGCCGGTCACGTGGGCGCGCCGGTCGACGTGCCGCCGTCGTCGTGGGGCTCGGGCAAGGACTGGCAGGTGTGGAACGGGCCCCAGGTCGCCGACGTCGTGCACGGCAACGCGGAGGTGCAGCGGGAGCTGCTCGCGCTCGACCTGTCCGGCGTGGTGCGCGACCCGGTCGCCGACCAGGCCGTGCGGGAGGCGCTGCTCGCGCTGTCCAGCGACTGGGCGTTCATGGTCACCAAGGACTCGGCGGCCGACTACGCCCGGTACCGGGCCAAGACCCACGCGGACCGGTTCACCGAGCTCGTCGCGCTGCGGCGGGCGGGACGCGGGCGTGACCGGGCGGCCGAACTGCGCCTGGTCGACGGTCCGTTCGGCCACCTGGACGCGCGAGGACTGGCTAGATGA
- a CDS encoding enoyl-CoA hydratase/isomerase family protein, whose amino-acid sequence MAEFVRLEVEDGIGTIRLDRPPMNALNRQVQEEIRSAALEATGRADVYSVIVYGGPKVFAAGADIKEMAELSYAEMAARAGAFTSALRSVEEIPKPTVAAITGYALGGGFELALCADRRIAGDNAKVGQPEILLGVIPGMGGTQRLPRLIGPSRAKDLIYTGRFVGAEEALRIGMVDEVVAPDDVYEAARRWAGQFVNGPVRAYAAAKAAIDGGLDTDLGSGLKLESQLFAAMFATEDQKTGMASFIENGPGKAKFSGR is encoded by the coding sequence GTGGCTGAGTTCGTGAGGCTCGAAGTCGAGGACGGGATCGGCACCATCCGGCTGGACCGCCCGCCGATGAACGCGCTCAACCGGCAGGTCCAGGAAGAGATCCGCTCGGCCGCGCTGGAGGCGACCGGCCGGGCCGACGTCTACTCGGTGATCGTGTACGGGGGGCCGAAGGTGTTCGCGGCGGGCGCAGACATCAAGGAGATGGCCGAGCTGTCGTACGCCGAGATGGCCGCCCGCGCGGGCGCCTTCACGTCGGCGTTGCGCTCGGTGGAGGAGATCCCCAAGCCGACCGTCGCGGCCATCACCGGGTACGCGCTGGGCGGCGGGTTCGAGCTGGCGCTGTGCGCGGACCGGCGGATCGCGGGCGACAACGCCAAGGTCGGCCAGCCGGAGATCCTGCTCGGCGTCATCCCCGGCATGGGCGGCACGCAGCGCCTGCCGCGGCTCATCGGCCCGTCGCGCGCCAAGGACCTGATCTACACCGGCCGGTTCGTGGGCGCCGAGGAGGCGTTGCGGATCGGGATGGTGGACGAGGTCGTGGCGCCGGACGACGTGTACGAGGCGGCGCGCCGGTGGGCCGGGCAGTTCGTGAACGGCCCGGTGCGCGCGTACGCCGCCGCGAAGGCCGCGATCGACGGCGGCCTGGACACCGACCTCGGCAGCGGCCTGAAGCTGGAGAGCCAGCTGTTCGCGGCGATGTTCGCCACCGAGGACCAGAAGACCGGCATGGCGTCGTTCATCGAGAACGGCCCGGGGAAGGCGAAGTTCAGTGGCCGTTGA
- a CDS encoding NADP-dependent oxidoreductase has product MTDEMRAVAVEAFGGPEVMRVRTVARPVPERDEVLVEVRAAGVNPFDWKVRRDGYWFTTPWVPGWDVSGVVVQAPAGENRFRVGDEVFGMPHLPRPAGAYAEYVAAPARHFARKPAGLDHVHAAALPLAALTAWQALTEAADVEPGDRVLVHAAAGGVGHLAVQLAKSLGAWVIGTASAGKHDLLRELGVDEPVDYATRDFGELRDVDVVIDLVGGEDYERRSMGVLRPGGTYVGMPDPGRLPDLRVAADALGVRAAVVSVAPDHAALEHVAALVERGELRVVVAETFPLADVVKAHEVGEANRTTGKLVLTISDR; this is encoded by the coding sequence ATGACGGACGAGATGCGAGCGGTGGCGGTCGAGGCCTTCGGCGGGCCGGAGGTCATGCGGGTGCGGACGGTCGCGCGGCCGGTGCCGGAGCGGGACGAGGTCCTGGTCGAGGTGCGCGCGGCCGGCGTGAACCCGTTCGACTGGAAGGTGCGCCGGGACGGCTACTGGTTCACCACGCCGTGGGTGCCGGGCTGGGACGTCTCCGGCGTGGTGGTGCAGGCGCCGGCGGGGGAGAACCGGTTCCGGGTGGGCGACGAGGTGTTCGGCATGCCACACCTGCCGCGCCCGGCCGGCGCGTACGCCGAGTACGTCGCCGCGCCGGCGCGCCACTTCGCCCGCAAGCCCGCCGGCCTCGACCACGTGCACGCGGCGGCCCTGCCGCTGGCCGCGCTGACCGCGTGGCAGGCCCTCACCGAGGCCGCCGACGTCGAGCCGGGCGACCGGGTGCTGGTGCACGCCGCCGCGGGCGGTGTCGGGCACCTCGCCGTGCAGCTCGCGAAGTCGCTCGGGGCGTGGGTGATCGGCACCGCGAGTGCCGGCAAGCACGACCTGCTGCGGGAGTTGGGCGTCGACGAGCCGGTGGACTACGCGACGCGGGACTTCGGGGAGCTGCGGGACGTCGACGTGGTGATCGACCTGGTCGGCGGCGAAGACTACGAGCGGCGGTCGATGGGCGTGCTCAGGCCCGGCGGGACGTACGTCGGCATGCCGGACCCGGGCCGGCTGCCCGACCTCCGCGTCGCGGCGGACGCGCTGGGCGTGCGCGCGGCGGTCGTGTCGGTGGCCCCGGACCACGCCGCGCTGGAGCACGTGGCGGCGCTGGTGGAGCGCGGCGAGCTGCGGGTGGTCGTCGCCGAGACGTTCCCGCTGGCGGACGTCGTCAAGGCGCACGAGGTGGGTGAGGCCAACCGGACCACGGGCAAGCTGGTGCTGACCATCTCGGACCGCTGA
- a CDS encoding nucleoside hydrolase encodes MTTPLIIDTDPGVDDAFALALAAASPEVDLIGVTTVFGNVSLENTTRNALRLLALLGRDDVPVGVGASRPLVHPHPHLSSAHGADGLSGYADTLPWPTRGPDPRDAVTLLRDLLDQADRPVTIVPIGPLTNIALLLAAHPGLKPKIGRLVVMGGGVNGGNITATAEFNVWSDPEAARRVLVEEDVPTTLVPMDLTRRCAVSSQWLTDLAGTSPVARTLVGLTPDYLATYRRFLGWDGMAVHDAVAVAEAVRPGLLGGTPFPVDVDCSYGPNRGALVVDRRREVDAPKTLDITMEADLDGLRAFLFERLGALGVRQ; translated from the coding sequence GTGACCACTCCGCTGATCATCGACACCGACCCCGGCGTGGACGACGCGTTCGCCCTCGCCCTCGCCGCCGCCAGCCCCGAGGTCGACCTGATCGGGGTGACCACCGTCTTCGGCAACGTCTCGCTGGAGAACACCACGCGCAACGCCCTGCGGCTGCTGGCGCTCCTGGGCCGCGACGACGTGCCGGTCGGCGTCGGCGCGTCCCGGCCGTTGGTGCACCCCCACCCGCACCTGTCCAGCGCGCACGGCGCGGACGGCCTCTCCGGCTACGCCGACACGCTCCCCTGGCCCACCCGCGGCCCCGACCCGCGCGACGCCGTCACGCTCCTGCGCGACCTGCTCGACCAGGCCGACCGGCCCGTCACGATCGTGCCCATCGGCCCGCTCACCAACATCGCGCTGCTGCTCGCCGCCCACCCCGGCCTCAAGCCGAAGATCGGCCGGCTCGTCGTGATGGGCGGCGGCGTGAACGGCGGCAACATCACCGCCACGGCCGAGTTCAACGTCTGGAGCGACCCCGAGGCCGCCCGCCGCGTGCTGGTCGAGGAGGACGTGCCCACCACGCTGGTGCCGATGGACCTGACCCGCCGGTGCGCGGTGAGCAGCCAGTGGCTGACCGACCTCGCCGGGACCTCCCCCGTCGCGCGCACCCTCGTCGGCCTCACCCCCGACTACCTGGCGACCTACCGCCGGTTCCTCGGCTGGGACGGCATGGCCGTGCACGACGCGGTGGCGGTGGCCGAGGCGGTCCGGCCGGGCCTCCTCGGCGGCACCCCGTTCCCGGTGGACGTCGACTGCTCGTACGGCCCGAACCGGGGCGCGCTCGTGGTCGACCGACGGCGGGAGGTCGACGCGCCCAAGACCCTCGACATCACGATGGAGGCCGACCTCGACGGCCTGCGCGCCTTCCTGTTCGAGAGGCTAGGTGCGCTCGGCGTGCGCCAGTAG
- a CDS encoding class I SAM-dependent methyltransferase: MAVDPKPNPHATAEEIEAAYADPKLANVLYHDWEAGTYDEKWSISYDERCITYAKDRFRAVARDTGPYEHALELGCGTGFFLLNLMQGGVAERGSVTDLSPGMVEVALRNAEQLGLPVDGRVADAERIPYDDDTFDLVVGHAVLHHIPDVPAAMREVLRVLKPGGKFVFAGDPTNVGNLYARKLGQLTWWLTTNVTKLAPLNDWRRPQEELDESSRAAALEAVVDLHTFDPSDLERTARGAGAVGVRAVTEELSAALFGWPVRTFEAAVPREKLGFGWAMFAYRTWQRLSWVDENVLAKVLPREVFYNVSVTGRKPV; encoded by the coding sequence GTGGCCGTTGATCCCAAGCCCAACCCGCACGCCACCGCCGAGGAGATCGAGGCGGCGTACGCCGACCCGAAGCTCGCCAACGTGCTCTACCACGACTGGGAAGCCGGCACGTACGACGAGAAGTGGTCGATCTCCTACGACGAGCGCTGCATCACCTACGCCAAGGACCGGTTCCGCGCGGTCGCGCGTGACACCGGGCCGTACGAGCACGCCTTGGAGCTGGGCTGCGGCACCGGGTTCTTCCTGCTGAACCTGATGCAGGGCGGCGTGGCCGAGCGCGGTTCGGTGACCGACCTGTCGCCGGGCATGGTCGAGGTGGCCCTGCGCAACGCGGAGCAGCTGGGGCTGCCGGTCGACGGCCGGGTGGCCGACGCCGAGCGCATCCCGTACGACGACGACACGTTCGACCTGGTGGTGGGGCACGCCGTGCTGCACCACATCCCGGACGTGCCCGCCGCGATGCGCGAGGTGCTGCGGGTGCTCAAGCCGGGCGGCAAGTTCGTGTTCGCGGGCGACCCGACGAACGTGGGCAACCTCTACGCCCGCAAGCTCGGTCAGCTCACGTGGTGGCTGACCACGAACGTGACCAAGCTCGCCCCGCTCAACGACTGGCGCCGGCCGCAGGAGGAGCTGGACGAGTCCTCGCGGGCCGCGGCGCTGGAAGCCGTGGTCGACCTGCACACGTTCGACCCGTCCGACCTGGAGCGGACCGCTCGCGGGGCCGGCGCGGTCGGTGTGCGCGCGGTGACCGAGGAGCTGTCGGCGGCGTTGTTCGGCTGGCCGGTGCGCACGTTCGAGGCCGCGGTGCCGCGCGAGAAGCTGGGCTTCGGGTGGGCGATGTTCGCCTACCGGACCTGGCAGCGGCTGTCCTGGGTGGACGAGAACGTGCTGGCCAAGGTGCTGCCGCGCGAGGTGTTCTACAACGTCTCCGTGACGGGTCGCAAGCCGGTCTAG
- a CDS encoding winged helix-turn-helix transcriptional regulator yields the protein MYTTPDLRPYGGVDAYLRTCASRAVLDLLTNRWVCLVIGALRPGTLRFGELRRRLDGITQKMLTQTLRDLERAGLVHRAVYPSVPPRVEYRLTPLGDNVGGLMDAIRVWSETHIEDIRAAQEEYDRKAGEELQPV from the coding sequence GTGTATACCACCCCTGACCTGCGCCCCTACGGCGGTGTGGACGCCTACCTCCGCACCTGCGCGTCGCGTGCGGTGCTCGACCTGCTGACGAACAGGTGGGTGTGCCTCGTCATCGGCGCCTTGCGGCCCGGCACCCTGCGCTTCGGCGAGCTCCGGCGCCGGCTCGACGGCATCACCCAGAAGATGCTCACCCAGACCCTGCGGGACCTGGAGCGGGCGGGTCTCGTGCACCGCGCCGTCTACCCGAGCGTGCCGCCGCGCGTCGAGTACCGCCTCACCCCGCTGGGCGACAACGTGGGCGGCCTGATGGACGCGATCAGGGTGTGGTCGGAGACCCACATCGAGGACATCCGCGCCGCGCAGGAGGAGTACGACCGCAAGGCGGGCGAGGAGCTCCAGCCCGTCTAG
- a CDS encoding acyltransferase yields MTSMWGAPVWTRWRSSRRDPAQARFLTLASLRWVLRHRAYTPWYLVRYWRLLKFRVANPHVVLRGMVFLGRKVELHCRPGYGRLEIGRWVHIGDGNAIRCHEGSLRIGDKAVFGKDNTVNCYLDVEIGAATLIADWVYICDFDHVTADITLPIKDQGIVKSPVRIGPDCWLGTKVTVTRGTRIGRGCVIGAHAVVRGDVPDFKIAVGLPARVVKDRREDYEADAARRAAVADMARKAREALDQSRDGS; encoded by the coding sequence GTGACGAGCATGTGGGGTGCCCCGGTGTGGACGAGGTGGCGCAGCTCGCGCCGCGACCCGGCGCAGGCCAGGTTCCTCACCCTCGCGTCGCTGCGCTGGGTCCTGCGCCACCGCGCGTACACGCCCTGGTACCTGGTGCGGTACTGGCGGCTGCTGAAGTTCCGGGTGGCGAACCCGCACGTGGTGCTGCGCGGCATGGTGTTCCTGGGCAGGAAGGTCGAGCTGCACTGCCGCCCCGGCTACGGCCGGCTGGAGATCGGCCGCTGGGTCCACATCGGCGACGGCAACGCCATCCGCTGCCACGAGGGCTCGCTGCGGATCGGCGACAAGGCCGTGTTCGGCAAGGACAACACGGTGAACTGCTACCTGGACGTGGAGATCGGCGCGGCCACGCTGATCGCCGACTGGGTCTACATCTGCGACTTCGACCACGTCACGGCCGACATCACGCTGCCGATCAAGGACCAGGGCATCGTGAAGTCGCCGGTGCGCATCGGGCCGGACTGCTGGCTCGGCACGAAGGTCACCGTCACCCGCGGCACGCGCATCGGGCGCGGCTGCGTGATCGGCGCGCACGCCGTGGTGCGCGGCGACGTGCCGGACTTCAAGATCGCCGTGGGTCTGCCGGCGAGGGTCGTCAAGGACCGCCGCGAGGACTACGAGGCCGACGCCGCGCGCCGCGCCGCCGTCGCCGACATGGCCCGCAAGGCGCGCGAAGCCCTCGACCAGTCCCGCGACGGCTCCTAG
- a CDS encoding THUMP-like domain-containing protein → MAYAFSLDDVAHLRSDAGRAALSALADLPLTPASRLADVNRARQVSPTHFAAVLETVLLRRKAAGKVAFADGLFTSDALQQATAHPVAAHRARRFRGPAHDVTCSVGADLAALPEGSVGSDLDPVRLAMARHNLGDRVPLVRADALRPVSRGTAVLADPARRDASGRRTWRPSDFAPPLDELADAYAGRDLAVKCAPGVDFAVAPWADEVELVSLDGQVREACLWTRGLATPGVSRRATVLRSDGPEWTITSADPDDCPVREPDGWLVDPDGAVVRAGLVRHYAARHGLAQLDERIAYLTGPTPPPGVRAFRVVEHGHYSEKALRSVLRAHDVGRLEILVRGLDVDPNALRPRLKLSGSGEATVALTRIGRRPVYLLAHAERT, encoded by the coding sequence GTGGCCTACGCCTTCAGCCTCGACGACGTGGCGCACCTGCGGTCGGACGCCGGGCGCGCCGCGTTGTCGGCGCTGGCCGACCTGCCGTTGACGCCCGCGTCGCGGCTGGCCGACGTGAACCGGGCCCGGCAGGTCTCGCCGACGCACTTCGCGGCGGTGCTGGAGACGGTGCTGCTGCGCCGCAAGGCCGCGGGGAAGGTCGCCTTCGCCGACGGGCTGTTCACCTCCGACGCGTTGCAGCAGGCCACCGCGCACCCGGTCGCGGCGCACCGGGCGCGCCGGTTCCGCGGTCCCGCGCACGACGTGACGTGCTCGGTCGGGGCGGACCTGGCGGCGTTGCCCGAGGGCTCGGTCGGGTCCGACCTGGACCCGGTGCGGCTGGCCATGGCGCGGCACAACCTGGGTGACCGGGTCCCGCTGGTGCGGGCGGACGCGTTGCGGCCGGTGTCGCGCGGCACGGCGGTGCTGGCCGACCCGGCCCGGCGGGACGCGAGCGGGCGGCGCACGTGGCGGCCCTCGGACTTCGCGCCGCCGCTGGACGAGCTGGCGGACGCCTACGCGGGGCGTGACCTGGCGGTGAAGTGCGCGCCGGGCGTGGACTTCGCGGTCGCGCCGTGGGCGGACGAGGTCGAGCTGGTGTCGTTGGACGGGCAGGTGCGCGAGGCGTGCCTGTGGACGCGCGGCCTGGCCACGCCCGGTGTGTCGCGGCGGGCGACCGTGCTGCGGTCGGACGGTCCCGAGTGGACGATCACCTCCGCCGACCCGGACGACTGCCCGGTGCGGGAGCCGGACGGGTGGCTGGTCGACCCGGACGGCGCGGTGGTGCGGGCCGGGCTGGTGCGGCACTACGCGGCCCGGCACGGGCTGGCCCAGCTGGACGAGCGGATCGCCTACCTGACCGGACCCACGCCGCCGCCGGGCGTGCGCGCGTTCCGGGTGGTCGAGCACGGGCACTACAGCGAGAAGGCGTTGCGGTCCGTGCTGCGGGCGCACGACGTGGGTCGGCTGGAGATCCTGGTGCGCGGGCTGGACGTGGACCCGAACGCGTTGCGGCCGAGGCTGAAGCTGTCCGGGTCGGGCGAGGCGACCGTGGCGTTGACGCGCATCGGCCGCCGTCCCGTCTACCTACTGGCGCACGCCGAGCGCACCTAG
- a CDS encoding glycosyltransferase family 4 protein translates to MRVLMLSWEYPPVVVGGLGRHVHALAGHLAAQGHDVVVLCRQPSGTDAVTHPTSDAPVDGVRLIRVAEDPTHLVFERDLVAWTLAMGHAMTRAGLALLRGWRPDVVHAHDWLVTHPAIALAQECGAPLVATVHATEAGRHSGWLSQTLNQQVHSVEWWLANRADALITCSSAMRTEVAHLFDVEPSSVTVLHNGIEPRRWRVRPADVAAARAAHSPSGAPLLLFFGRLEWEKGVQDLIAALPRIRRVHPGARLVVAGTGTHRDWLVDQARKHKVRRAVDFVGHLPDRELAAALAAADAVVLPSRYEPFGIVALEAAAAGAPLVASTAGGLGEVVLDGVTGLSFAPGDVEALAGAVRTVLADRPAALRRARAAKSRLATDFDWSKIAEDTTAVYRSAAVRDHPPLGRPKIPTGNVFL, encoded by the coding sequence ATGCGCGTGCTGATGTTGTCCTGGGAGTACCCGCCGGTCGTCGTCGGCGGTTTGGGCCGGCACGTGCACGCGCTGGCCGGGCACCTGGCGGCACAGGGCCACGACGTGGTCGTGCTGTGCCGGCAGCCCTCGGGGACGGACGCGGTCACGCACCCCACCTCGGACGCCCCGGTCGACGGCGTGCGGCTGATCCGGGTGGCCGAGGACCCGACGCACCTGGTGTTCGAGCGGGACCTGGTGGCGTGGACGCTCGCCATGGGGCACGCGATGACGCGGGCCGGGCTGGCGTTGCTGCGCGGCTGGCGGCCGGACGTCGTGCACGCGCACGACTGGCTGGTCACGCACCCCGCGATCGCGCTGGCGCAGGAGTGCGGCGCGCCGTTGGTGGCGACCGTGCACGCGACCGAGGCCGGGCGGCACAGCGGGTGGCTGTCGCAGACGTTGAACCAGCAGGTGCACTCCGTCGAGTGGTGGCTGGCGAACCGGGCGGACGCGCTGATCACGTGCTCGTCGGCGATGCGGACCGAGGTGGCGCACCTGTTCGACGTCGAGCCGTCGTCGGTCACCGTGCTGCACAACGGCATCGAGCCGCGCCGCTGGCGGGTCCGCCCGGCCGACGTGGCCGCCGCGCGGGCCGCGCACAGCCCCTCGGGCGCGCCGCTGCTGCTGTTCTTCGGGCGGTTGGAGTGGGAGAAGGGCGTGCAGGACCTGATCGCCGCCCTGCCCCGGATCCGCCGCGTCCACCCCGGCGCGCGGCTGGTCGTGGCCGGCACGGGCACCCACCGCGACTGGCTCGTGGACCAGGCGCGCAAGCACAAGGTGCGGCGGGCGGTGGACTTCGTCGGCCACCTGCCGGACCGGGAGCTGGCGGCGGCGCTGGCGGCGGCGGACGCGGTCGTGCTGCCGAGCAGGTACGAGCCGTTCGGCATCGTCGCGCTGGAAGCGGCGGCGGCCGGCGCCCCGTTGGTCGCCTCCACCGCCGGCGGTCTGGGCGAGGTCGTCCTGGACGGCGTGACGGGCCTGTCGTTCGCGCCCGGCGACGTCGAGGCCCTGGCCGGCGCGGTCCGGACCGTGCTGGCCGACCGGCCGGCCGCCCTCCGCCGCGCCCGCGCCGCCAAGTCCCGCCTGGCCACGGACTTCGACTGGTCGAAGATCGCCGAGGACACGACCGCGGTCTACCGCTCCGCCGCGGTCCGCGACCACCCGCCGCTGGGCCGGCCCAAGATCCCGACCGGCAACGTGTTCCTCTAG